One region of Camelina sativa cultivar DH55 chromosome 6, Cs, whole genome shotgun sequence genomic DNA includes:
- the LOC104791234 gene encoding uncharacterized protein LOC104791234, producing MALKPKPRSEIDVSDCSGKQQSDDGNGVRCEEEDVDVEIMECLNQIDDVFQEEEGLCEVSSSSSSSFGDSLCDRDADDFGFGDGDEAQSMLSKDYPLPDGTQFLGLTKKKTDERWKRLTKSLMWRCKWIELKVKEIESQARGYEREVEDYYLSKQFDLEKSKLEGLDGKAIPFREQTQRRNVFKRGRRKRVEETTDVAAYMSNHNLFSYSEKRVPVNVKSQYLDSDIGTGRKATGKQDGTEDDCLLSELDCSDDFLAKLLIKIDEAQIKARSLKKRVDQLMLDSQTTLIPETIAPCHPDLRIQNGKQYALVEDSLTRNQREASVQCIPADHTKPLLVPQIPPTQSGGQLLTNISPISSKSLRFHPILEDLLMDDKEMNDEELEADEEKLDYFRKLINEITGVVSSEESNAEKDPQPATKRCKTSH from the exons ATGGCGCTTAAACCGAAGCCAAGATCTGAAATCGATGTCTCAGATTGTTCTGGGAAACAACAGTCTGATGATGGTAATGGAGTTAGGTGTGAAGAGGAGGACGTTGACGTTGAAATCATGGAGTGTTTAAATCAGATAGATGATGTGtttcaagaagaagagggtTTGTGTGAAGtgtcgtcgtcttcttcgagTTCTTTTGGTGATTCATTGTGTGATCGTGATGctgatgattttggttttggtgatgGGGATGAAGCTCAGTCTATGTTGAGCAAAGATTACCCATTGCCTGATGGGACTCAGTTTTTGGGTTTGACTAAGAAGAAGACTGATGAGCGGTGGAAGAGACTAACTAAGTCTTTGATGTGGAGATGCAAGTGGATAGAGCTTAAGGTTAAGGAGATTGAGTCTCAAGCTAGAGGGTATGAGAGAGAAGTTGAAGATTACTATTTGAGTAAACAGTTTGATTTGGAGAAGTCTAAACTGGAAGGGCTTGATGGGAAAGCGATTCCTTTTCGTGAACAAACTCAAAGGAGGAATGTTTTtaagagaggaagaaggaaacgaGTGGAAGAGACTACAGATGTTGCAGCTTATATGTCTAACCATAATCTTTTCTCTTACTCCG AGAAACGGGTGCCAGTAAATGTGAAATCGCAATATCTTGATTCAG ATATTGGTACAGGCCGCAAAGCTACAGGCAAGCAAGACGGAACTGAAGATGATTGTCTTCTTTCTGAGTTAGATTGTTCTGATGATTTCTTAGCAAAGCTTCTGATTAAGATTGATGAGGCACAGATCAAAGCAAGAAGTTTAAAGAAGCGTGTTGATCAGTTGATGTTAGATTCTCAGACTACATTGATCCCTGAAACGATAGCTCCCTGTCATCCAGACTTAAGGATACAAAATGGCAAACAATATGCTCTTGTTGAAGATTCGTTGACTCGTAATCAGAGAGAGGCGAGTGTGCAATGTATACCTGCTGATCATACCAAACCTCTATTGGTGCCTCAAATTCCTCCCACTCAAAGTGGTGGGCAATTGTTGACTAACATCTCTCCAATATCATCTAAAAGCTTAAGATTTCATCCTATCCTTGAAGAC CTTCTAATGGATGACAAAGAGATGAATGATGAGGAGTTGGAAGCGGACGAGGAGAAGCTTGATTATTTCAGGAAGCTGATCAATGAGATTACAGGCGTGGTATCATCAGAAGAATCAAATGCGGAAAAAGATCCTCAACCGGCTACCAAGAGGTGTAAAACTTCTCACTGA
- the LOC104699022 gene encoding uncharacterized protein LOC104699022, which produces MLKFDEPQCTNPSCFFCSMKETNPFRRRSKLAAIFKEIPRTESKDHVLVLSGLWNIAMSEPDDPEFPSLGLFECMSKLIHKSIKNSAWLLKDQNIFIPYYAAHIIGSYVMNKEDLAARAVDSKAFVVPALLELLRGNISWVEQRAAARALGHLASHEKSFEVVSLFEEEIVKLSMEIATSCLKNVYISFLGVEDSERLKYHSDLLTRGLGGLETENQKAEEWGIQLQCWSLFLLNSFASRGKSIDQICQGEFLKKVIDMWGGLVNRKSPGGIGLIKTLCKTELGRKRVSEVREVIERLCDLSRSSDDWKETALDTLLLLLKDSNVRYPVIDVLGHCLVDLAEDRIVGERVAQIVLQDYHKIKYSGLKMNSEEAHRSIENLWEIKVERKKKEKLMSDIELEERRKMVKSLKKQGKKKFLMGFVKESMEIYTVGIDLCPLDMIRDRVVLFSNRAQCYLLLKQAEYAISDATRALCLSGVDDPHGKSLWRRSQAYDLKGSGRESLMDCLTLVDQRHKPSNTQRIPYYAAQMIRKQMRRFKDTYVSL; this is translated from the coding sequence atgctcaAATTCGATGAACCACAGTGCACAAACCCATCATGTTTCTTCTGCAGCATGAAAGAGACCAACCCTTTCCGTCGAAGATCGAAACTCGCCGCAATTTTCAAAGAGATCCCTCGTACGGAGTCAAAAGACCATGTCTTGGTCTTGAGTGGTCTGTGGAACATAGCCATGTCCGAGCCTGACGATCCTGAGTTCCCATCACTAGGTTTGTTCGAGTGTATGTCAAAACTCATacataaatcaatcaaaaacagtGCTTGGCTTCTCAAAGACCAGAACATATTCATTCCTTACTACGCAGCTCATATCATCGGATCGTATGTTATGAACAAAGAAGATTTGGCTGCAAGAGCGGTTGATTCAAAGGCTTTTGTTGTTCCTGCTTTGTTGGAGCTTTTGAGAGGGAACATCAGTTGGGTTGAGCAGCGAGCCGCGGCTCGAGCACTTGGTCACTTAGCTAGCCATGAGAAGAGCTTCGAAGTGGTTTCTTTGTTCGAAGAAGAAATCGTTAAGCTTTCGATGGAGATTGCTACTAGTTGTTTGAAGAATGTTTACATAAGCTTTCTTGGGGTTGAAGATAGCGAGAGGTTAAAGTATCATAGCGACTTGTTGACGAGAGGGCTTGGTGGGTTAGAGACAGAGAATCAAAAGGCAGAGGAATGGGGGATTCAACTACAATGTTGGTCTCTATTTCTATTGAATAGTTTCGCGTCACGAGGTAAGTCTATTGACCAAATCTGCCAAGGAGAGTTCTTGAAGAAGGTGATTGACATGTGGGGTGGTTTAGTAAACCGGAAGTCTCCGGGAGGAATAGGATTGATAAAGACTCTTTGTAAAACAGAGTTGGGGAGAAAGAGAGTTAGTGAGGTTAGGGAAGTGATTGAGAGACTTTGCGATCTTTCAAGATCGTCTGATGATTGGAAAGAAACTGCTTTAGATACCCTTTTGTTGCTTCTTAAAGACTCAAACGTTAGGTATCCAGTTATTGATGTTTTAGGGCATTGTTTAGTGGATTTAGCAGAAGATAGAATCGTTGGAGAAAGAGTAGCTCAGATAGTTTTACAAGATTATCACAAGATTAAGTATAGTGGCTTGAAGATGAACAGCGAGGAGGCACATAGAAGTATAGAGAATCTATGGGAGATCAAagtagagaggaagaagaaagagaagcttatgAGTGACATAGAgcttgaagaaagaagaaagatggtgaaatcgttgaagaaacaagggaagaagaagtttctgaTGGGTTTTGTTAAAGAATCGATGGAGATTTACACAGTGGGGATAGATTTGTGTCCGTTGGATATGATACGAGATAGAGTTGTGTTGTTTAGCAATAGAGCACAGTGTTACTTGTTGTTGAAGCAAGCTGAGTATGCTATTAGTGATGCTACTAGAGCTTTGTGTTTATCTGGTGTGGATGATCCTCACGGTAAGAGTTTATGGAGAAGATCTCAAGCGTACGATCTAAAAGGATCGGGGAGGGAAAGCCTAATGGATTGTTTAACGTTGGTAGATCAACGACACAAGCCTTCCAATACGCAAAGGATACCATACTACGCTGCGCAGATGATAAGAAAGCAGATGCGTAGATTTAAAGATACCTATGTCTCATTGTAA